One segment of Setaria viridis chromosome 4, Setaria_viridis_v4.0, whole genome shotgun sequence DNA contains the following:
- the LOC117853182 gene encoding peroxidase 45, with protein sequence MASLRVVVLFVAATVVFVAFVPPPAVAQLRTDYYASVCPNLENIVRNSVRQSMAQSQISAPAALRLFFHDCAVMGCDASIMITNSNGDDEWRNSDNQSLKREGFTTILSAKAAVDSDPQCRNKVSCADILALAARESVLQSGGPYYPVELGRYDGRVSTRASVVLPRVNFNLDQLNAFFSGLGFNQTEMVALLGAHTLGAADCPFFQYRIGSDPTMDQGLASQLRGTCGSNPTNGFAFLDPSPVTFDNAFYRNLQGGRGLLGSDQVLYSDTRSRGAVDNYASNQGAFFADFVAAITKLGRVGVKTAVNGEIRRDCRFPN encoded by the exons ATGGCGAGCCTTCGGGTGGTGGTCTTGTTtgtcgccgccaccgtcgtgTTCGTGGCGttcgtgccgccgcccgccgtcgcgcAGCTGAGGACGGACTACTACGCCAGTGTCTGCCCCAACCTCGAGAACATCGTCCGGAACTCCGTCAGGCAGTCCATGGCGCAGTCCCAGATCTCGGCGCCCGCCGCGCTCAGGctcttcttccacgactgcGCCGTCATG GGCTGCGACGCGTCGATCATGATCACGAACTCGAACGGCGACGACGAGTGGCGAAACAGCGACAACCAGTCGCTGAAGCGGGAGGGGTTCACGACGATCCTGAGCGCCAAGGCCGCCGTGGACAGCGACCCGCAGTGCCGCAACAAGGTGTCGTGCGCGGACATCCTGGCCCTCGCCGCCAGGGAATCCGTCCTCCAG agtggcgggccGTACTACCCAGTGGAGCTGGGCAGGTACGACGGCCGGGTGTCGACCAGGGCCAGCGTCGTGCTCCCGCGCGTCAACTTCAACCTCGACCAGCTCAACGCCTTCTTCTCCGGCCTCGGCTTCAACCAGACCGAGATGGTCGCCCTCCTAG GAGCCCACACCCTCGGCGCGGCAGACTGCCCCTTCTTCCAGTACCGGATCGGCAGCGACCCGACCATGGACCAGGGCCTGGCGTCGCAGCTGCGCGGCACCTGCGGCTCCAACCCCACCAACGGCTTCGCGTTCCTGGACCCCTCGCCGGTGACCTTCGACAACGCCTTCTACCGGAACCTGCAGGGCGGCAGGGGCCTCCTGGGCTCCGACCAGGTGCTGTACAGCGACACGAGGTCCCGCGGCGCCGTCGACAACTACGCGTCCAACCAGGGCGCCTTCTTCGCCGACTTCGTGGCGGCCATCACCAAGCTCGGGAGGGTCGGGGTCAAGACGGCGGTCAACGGCGAGATACGCCGTGACTGCCGGTTCCCGAACTAG